The window AGAAGCTGACAAGACTACTGTCACATGCTCTCCGTTGTGTACATAATGGCCATATGATAAGAAAGTACTTAGCAGATCGGCTGACAGTCATGTTGTGGTCGGATCCCTACAGTTGTCAAATTGTACACTTTAGCTCTTGATGTATCACGGATTGTCTATGACACAAAGAGAAACTACAGTATGACTGCAGTCAGCCTAGGAAAACAAGACTCAAAGGAACTTCAAATTTTCCAATCGGTCAGTGGCTGTGACACAACATTGTTCTTCAGGAGTCAGTTCAAACACTTAGCTTTCCTTGAAATGTGTTTGTCTGTCCCAAATGTCTGCTTGCGTCAAAGGTTCTTTTTGGCAGCACTGACGAAAACAAGCAGATGTACAAGGTAAAGAAGGTACTCTTTGCCAAAGTGAGGCAGCTAGATAATTTACCTTGCACAAAAGGTGCTCTTACAAAACATACTAAGAAGGTTGCATACCAAGCCGGACATAATTTGAACCATACTCGTGTGATTGGGAGAAGACCAAGGACCCTAATGATCAATTGATTCTTTTTGAGAAAGCATTTCCAGCCAGCCAAATCATGTATAGATCTGATTAGATGTGTCTGCAAGAAGGCATGCAGACCTcgtttcaaatgttttacagcaCTGCTTCTATACATTGAACTATGTACTTGTGCAGGAATGTGTTACCCTACAGACTGACTATAAATGGGATAATGTGCAACTAATTTGGGTTTTCACAATGGTTTCTAGCTGATGGTTGCCATATTTGATTTtgaagtataaaaataaaaatacattattgttaACATGTGTATTGAATTCCTTGGATGTGAAAACATGAGATTAGTAGCCTAAATAAAGCATTTATGAGTTCTGGGAGACAAAATATTGGCAATTTGGGGTTTTtcaatggcggccattttgaaaatcaaGATGGCGGCCGCAATTGTGATTAGAACACGTGTGTCCTGCTTCTAAatgaaagataaataaaaacTGTACCAGTTTGCAAATGTTCGTGCCTGTTTCATATTTTGAACAATTCAAGTATATTTTGACATAAGCTACTAGACTACTATATATTTGACCTATATCAGGGTTGGTTTGTCTTaaacgtttttttaaatgttacctATCTTGGCAAGATGATTTGAACGGTTCGGTcgtgaacaagcttcattctgtcaaggcagtcctggtcaaatgtattttaatgaaGGATCTTATACCACAGTGTGAGCACTCTCTATGCaagaaatgtcaaaataatcTTCTCTACCTTCGGCATCACTTTGTGTTCTATCCAGCTATGCCAAACTACCCAGACATGAACATGTGTTTTTTCAATAATTCCTCAACTGTTTTAACCagtattgtttttttatcttctaAGCTATCCATCTCTATTTTATATCTTACTTGCTTCTCTAGccaccagtttgtttgtttattatcctGATGATGTTAGTTTTCACACAATGAAAAATCTCTATTATTTAATGCCATATTTCAATTTCCCTtacttattttaaacaatatatatatggaggttatttacaaagtgtttttcggtatcatcaatatcatatattaggaatacattatttttattcctaatatatgatattgatgataccgaaacacacgagtgtaataatatatatgtcatATAATATCAAGCTTAATAccacgtgtttttgtaaactgtatacgcaaACTTTAATTCCAGAcagccattactcgatattctattgacgtaagaatatgtgacacgGTGTCTTTTTAATGGATATGACTCCAAACTAGattgacgtcattttggatatactcacataaaaataaactattgcTCAACGTTGGCTTttattcttgtttgtttgtttggggatttttttaatGCTGGGCAGCTTTCAAtataaagttgctattgaaatgtttttgcttgatgactatgaatgcatacgtcaattatggagtgccaccctagtacgtttgcttaaatgtcaataaacctattgccgtgacctcgattaatttacatctaagttgcaaagttatcaaattcttaaagtacgtgatcttaaaaatatcacacaaattgattgcactgaaaatgtcagATGTTATATGATAAATCAAATTACACACATGTTCCTCATTTTCCATTTTCAGATGTTCCTCTTTCTGTAAAAtatctgttaaatattttatcctTTTTTGTAtaccatttgtttgacacccagtagccggaGTGCTGGGGTGCTCGTATTGAAGTGttgtttaatattcattatttcatttatactgTATATCAATCCCTTTTAGTTCTACGtgtttaaaatagtattattaataatatgtatgACAAATGACACAACTACGTTATTTTCTTTCCTTCAGATGTTACTCTTTCTGGAAATGTGACAGAATTCGATGCTGATGGTGTGAACTCAATTACTTTTACTTGCGAAACAAGCAACATAACGGGAAGTGTTACCTTTGAgtggataaataaaacaattgaagGATCTACATATATTGAAAACAACCTGATTGTATCTAAACATGGCAGCACATACCGACAAGAGCTTAAACTTATTCCACACTGGTATCAACATCAAAACAGAATTGCCTGTAAAGTCGTTGATGTAAGCACCAACATAACAGCAATGACACATTCTGAAGTTTTGGATTTGATATGTAAGTAGCATTAAACAATTCCTGGCTTAGTGTTAAAAGTATTACACACACTTATATTTTGATTGTTAATATGTCCAATGTCATGTTGgggttgtttggtttgttttggtttagtttgcttctttctttttttttctttttttttctttctttttgggaGGGTGTGGGGATGGTGGGGCACCCGTTGTAATttaatgtacatgcatattagTTGTAATGATCTTAATAAGTAATCAAACTGCTTGCTGggtgcgagacgtagcccagtggtaaagcgttcgcttgatgcacggtcggtttgggatttatccccgtcagtgagcccattgggctatttctcgctccagccagtgcatcaggactgatacatcaaaggttgtggtatgtgctatcttgcctatgggatggtgaagAGAGatgatcccttgttgctaatcggaaaatgtagcccttgaagtggtgacagtgggtttcctccctcaatatctgtgtggtccttaatcatattaccgtaaacaaaatgcgttgagtgcgtcgttaaataaaccattcccTTCCTTCTTTCAAACTGCTTACTATGAATACTAGTAAATCATTCttataacatacatgtgtattgctAGATCCTCCACTGACAAGTCCTGTCATGAAGCAGGTAACGAATCCAAAGACACCTCTCAGTTCAGAAATTACAATCCAGGAAGGCGCCATGTTGAACTTGTCGTGTGAAGTGACTGGAGGAAAACCGCGTGTGTTAACCGTTACAATACGATGTGATGGTATTAATCCCAGTACATTTTATACGGTGGTCGGAGATCGTGTTACAGGTTATCTCTCGTTAACCGTGTGGAGGAACCTCCACAACCACACCTGTCAGTGTTCAGCTACACACAAGACAGGCCGATATCATCTAACTACGAGTGTCACCATTCTCGTTAACTGTAAGTAATATTGCagtattaaacatattatttaaattaacgtttttacttGAAAGGATTCTggtaaaatgtaagtaatattgtagtaataaaattatttaagttAAAACTGATGCTGAAAGGGAAGACCTAAATATGttcgatgttttttttttccttttaatacAAACCTTGAATATACATATTTCAACCAAGGCAACTATTCTGAAACAACAGAAAGTTATCGTTAATATTAAGGTAATAATAATTGACAATGCTAAGGAACAGAAAAGTGTAGTATCCTCTTACAAACCTGGAAGTGAGTTTTGATAATTCAATTAACAAACAACCAAAGACAAATTGAATCTCTCTACCAAGTCCAAGATGGAATGCATCATAATTATGAAAGCTGAACATATTCTTCcccaattttaaacattaaaatacatattgaaatgataaaattacatttagtCTCTTCCCACCGCTATAATTTTCGACTAATGCTTGCCAAAATGTTCCCAACATGTTTTAAACTGCCATGcttcaaaataattattattaccagcATTCACCAAAGGTTAGATATGAAAACTGAACCACACTAATATATAATCTATCGTGAGTGGTTTAAATCTACGATTAAATAATAACACCATATAGTATTTATAATTGATAAACTTTCTACATTATCATTGAGAACAGACTCAATCGTATGCTTTATATCGAAACAGATGCTCTTGGTGTGAAAGTACGTCATGATTATAACTCAAATAAGAAGGgtataaaagttgtaaattctacgaataaataataaagctcAAAAATTTGTTACTCGAGTAAATGCTTTTATTGTAACAGATGCCCAAGGTGTGACAGTACGACATGAGTTTAACTCAAGTAACAAGATCCTAAAGTTGATATGTGAAGCAGAAGGACGTCCAGACAACTACAGCTTCTCTCCATTGACTCACTTCTGGGGCGAGTACAGAATCAGAGAGTTACCAGGGCAACGCGTATCGCCTAATAAGTACGTCTTGACTGTTCGAAACGTGACATACGCTGACTCGGGGAAGTACCAGTGTGGTGTCAGTAATGGAGTTGAAGGACTGAACAAGGTCAAAATTCAAACTAATTTTACGTCAATAGAAATTGGTGGtaagtaaatgttttgtatgAATACAAAATGTGGATATCGTGTGCCCATGCAACATGTGGacctttgtttatattttaagaaagatgtcattatatttaatatttcatgtgtgtatgtgcgtttgtatgtatacatgtatgtatatttctaAGTAACCTAGTATATGTACActagtacacatgtatgtgtttatgtgtgtttgtacgtattgatgtatgaatattgtatatatatatatatatatatatatatatatatatatatatatatatatatatatatatattgtatgtatgtcgagattaactgttacatacatagatattaaaacACTGGCGCAGGGACAATTAAATCCTTTTTGGCCTCGCAAATTGTTTCaagccgttgctgggactcgaacctgtggcaccgaatcgtgcgcaaattgcagactaaaaAGATGCGTTATGAGCTACCCAGACATCAAAAAAGGATgctgtttaactcaaccacattcattgggcctacaatctacgcgatCGATACTGCTTACGTGCTAGACACATGacaaatgtgtgtatgtattgatgtatgcatatctatatattctatgtatgtcgaggttgactattacatacatagatattatcgcaatggcgcaggggataattaaatcctttctggcctcacaaattgtcccatgccgttgctgggactcgaacctgtggcaccgattcgcccgcaaattgcaagactaaccacgatacgctctgagctatcgaagcttccataaaaggaagctcttttaactcaaccatatgcatggggcctacaatctacgcggtcgatcccgcttacgtgcatcaaacagtgggcagacctggcactggctagtatgtattgatgtatgcatatctatatattgtatgtatgtcgaggttgactattacatacatagatattaacgcactggcgcagggaataattaaatcctttttggcctcacaaattgtcccatgccgttgctgggactcgaacctgtggcaccgattcgcccgcaaattgcaagactaaccacgatacgctctgagctatcgaagcttccataaaaggaagctcttttaactcaaccatatgcatggggcctacaatctacgcggtcgatccagCTTACGTGCAtcaaacagtgggcagacctggcactggctcttatgtattgatgtatgcatatctatatattgtgtgtatgtcgaggttgactattacatacatagatattaacgcactggcgcaggggataattaaatcctttctggcctcacaaattgtcccatgccgttgctgggactaaaacctgtggcaccgattcgcccgcaaattgcaagactaaccacgatacgctctgagctatcgaagcttccataaaaggaagctcttttaactcaaccatatgcatggggcctacaatctacgcggtcgatcccgcttacgggcatgaaacagtgggcagacctggcactggctagtatgtattgatgtatgcatatctatatattgtatgtatgtcgaggttgactattacatacatagatattaacgcactggcgcaggggataattaaatcctttctggcctcacaaattgtcccatgccgttgctgggactcgaacctgtggcaccgaatcgcccgcaaattgcaagactaaccacgatacgctctgagctatgtatgtatgtatgtatatatctatgtatgtatgtatgtatgtatatatatatttgtgtatgtatgtatgtatgtatgtatgtatgtatgtatgtatatatctatgtgtgtatgtatgtatgtgtgtatgtgtgtatgtatgtgtgtatgtgtgtgtgtgtgtatgtatgtatatatatatgtgtgtatgtatgtatgtatgtatgtatgtatgtatgtatatatatatatctatgtgtgtgtgtatgtatgtatgtatgtatatatctatgtgtgtatgtatgtatgtatgtatgtatgtatgtatgtttgtacatTTATCTACTtctgttttaactttgtttttacaGGAAAACCCATTTTGGGTGATATGGAACAGAACCCGACGGTGTTAGCTGTCCTTGGTAAAACTATTGTTGTGGAGAGAAAGATATTCAGTAAATCCAATATTACTCGCCACACGTGGACAAACGGACGGGGTCAGAAGTTACTAGGTCAACTTTCTACCATAGAAGTGACGTTAAATATCTACAATATTACAGTTAAAGATATCGGATACTCAATCAGTTTGGAGATTCCTAAATTAACTAAAGATGACCAAGGACTTTACACTCTGAATATCTGTAACAGCTTTGGATGCGGCCATttttacacaactttaaaaatagcaattgCAGGTTCatatttgattaaaatatatctacataACTGACATTGTTCTGTTAACTAATGAACATAACAGAATAGTAAAAACAAACGATTCACAATCAGAATGGGTTATGATGTTCACGTGCTACTTCTTCGCacttttttttagtttagttaATTTTGGGGATATAGGTGTACTAGGTGTAATGGGAGGGATGGACAAGagaatggaaataaataaataaataaataaataaaactgatttcgTTTTGGAATtcctagaattttttttaacattttgaaatctGTTAGTATGCAAAACTGTGAATTTAGGCATAACAAATTCTGATTGTGACTCCTCGATATATTGACATCTGTATCTGTCTATTTCTTTATCTgacttttctttctctttctctctgtctatctgtctattcCTCACATGAACTCGTGCTCgaacacacacactctctctctctctctctctctctctctctctctctctctctctctctctctctctctctctctatctatctctctctctctctctctctctcctctctctctctctctctctctctctctctcaccccccctcccccccccctcccccccccccccctctctctctctctctctctctcttctgtatatatgtatatatatatgcatctcTGAATCTATTTGTCGGATTTATAATGTAGTATCTTGGTAGTATATTATTCTCccattaacaaaaaacaaaacaaaaaaacatctgaTGGATTTGCTTACTTGTCCTTTCAAACACCTGCTACTCTTAGTTTAAATTGTTCAAAGGGTTTCATACTCAAACATTAATTTACCTTTGTCGTTTCAACTAGCTATAAATATGCATTAACTGCAACAGGCTACATCCAAGGTACACAATAATGTGCAGTAATCAAATGCatgatctgtttttgttttcttgtacaGAACTTGTCGATGGTTCGACTTCTGACTCGGTACTGGTAGCAGCTGTTTCGGGTGTCACAGTAGTTGTCATTCTGGTGGTCATCATTGTCGTGGCCATCGTCATAGTCAGAAAGAGGAGGaattcaacaaaaaacaaacgtaGGATAAACCAGTTTTTATTGCTCACAATTTACgtcacaaacaaatattttagcaaCAAAACGTAATGTATGCTAGTTTTTAAATTGTGATTTAAAATATGACAAGGTTTTATTTTCGTCACACTCGTAGTAACTATACATATTTCACCATACATTATAgtaattttagtaattaatcattcatttatttatgaaatttcaataaaattatGCATCTTTTATGTTATACCAATACATTTTCCAAAATTCATTCTTGACATTCTGAAAGTTCTGTGAAACTGGATTCGTCTGTCCTATTACTAACTAACGTTGTCAACAATGATCAAATGATGTATTTGTCAgcatataccggcctcggtggtgtcctagctaagccatcgggcataaggctggtaggtacagggttcgcagcccggtaccggctcccacccagagcgagttttaacgactcaatgggtaggagtaagaccactacagtatcttttctctcactaaccactaacaactaacccactgctctggacagacagaccagataaccgatgtgtgtgtgcccaagacagcgtgctttaaccttaattggatataaccacgaaaatgtgttgaaattaaaatgaatgtcACTACACccaatctgaatgacaaaaccctAATCCGCGATTAAGACTGTATCGAATGGGCAAAATAGTGCATTTTTGTTACTTTATTGCATAGTGATTGACTTTTTTTcctaaaacacaacaaaactatATATTGTGCAACCAATATATTCAAGAAATTAATACTgtaatgtataaaatgtgttatttcttgtttcgaataGATTCCCAGGATGATGATCATGGTTATATGAACCAGGACAACAACCAACAGGGCAAGttgaacatatattatattcatgTTCTTATTTAGTAAATTGTCGTAGTTTTTCGCCAGTACTGAGAACAACCAGGTAGTTTGATATGCATTACTTCCaaacagtttaaagtttgttttgtttaacgacacctatagtgtacattgatttattaatcatcggctactggatgtcaattctggctcgtagtcatcggaggaaacccgctatatattttcctaatgcagcaagggatctttccaccgacaggaaagcacatatcacggtctttgactagctgtggtacactggttggaatgaaaacaaaaacagtcagctgaatggatctaccgatgtggttcgattctgcgacgcaagcaccttacGGAGATTTCAAACAgattaatgttaaaacagttcTATATACCAGTAGATTGTAAATACCATATTCAtctatgtatattaatattgtattgGGAATGAAGGAATCAACTTATATACTCtattgttttaaacaatttttaaccCTGTTGATCCTAgattaatagtaattatttcGTCGATATGATGCATCAATGGTTAGTATGATGTGTGATGCAAAAGAAACCCCCAGTTTATCATTTTGTTTAGctggtcatatatatatatactgatgaaaagaaataagagaacacGTGGTGTTTGAAACCAAATTTAATTTCCTTCTAGTGTAgttatgtctgtataaaatgCAGAAATGTAATGTCGCACTGAATGTCACTACTAGTCTGattgtataatataaaaattaatatattgtgGGGAAAAGTAAAGGAAAagtaattctttattttttctgAATTAGTACACTCCATAGTGTtccagaaaaaaaacaatccccATGCCTGGTGCTTGGGGGATTTTTATAACAACTCTTTGAAATTAGGGCTTCAAAACCTATCTAAGATTCACCGAGACACAGGGTGGGGATAACTAATTCAACGTTTCAGTCAATTGTGGCAAGaagttacaaaaataattatccTTTACTCCTGTCTGTGGAGGGACTTTATGTGATGAGGTCATCGTGATCAAATCAAGGATGGTTGACATTTTAGCGGGAAAACTAAATTATTCTTTGGTGGTAAGCTTAAGCAATTGAAAAGCTAAAGCAATTGAAAGTAATTTTAATGAATGTTTTGTTATCTCTGTTACAAATACCAATGATTTGGTCTGAATTTGTTAGGTAACTAGATCTATGGTGACATGAGTTCGAATCCTGAATACGATATTATGCATTCATATTTTTTGTATTCAAGCTTATCATGCACCAATTATAACGGactaacaaattttattttataataatgaaaattggtAGAATGTTACAAAATGATTACTTTGGGATTGACTGTCAGTAACACTGTTATCATCCTGATCCTGTGGGTGAGTTTGTTGACTGTAGTCAATATTTGCTCTTACTATTTATGTGTTCACTTATTTCTTTTTATCAGTCTATATTTTTGTGAAATCGTGTACATTATCTTTGTATTATTTCAGTTGATGGTCCGACTGTGGaatatgtgaacactgtgaacgATGTGAACAATGTATAtgatgtgaacactgtgaacaTAAATACTGAGGAGCCCCATGTTTATCAAACTCTGAACAACTGATGACTTTTCTGAATTAAATTAGTTTGGTGTTTCTAccaaattaagttttaaacacgTTGTTACGGACAAACACATGATATGACAGTGGATTAGTGCGTTTTCATAATATCCAATACCCAACCCTGGTAACTGAATAGCCCACGTCATAATCAGAATGGATATCTAGCTATATTAGCTATATtagctatatatgtatatatatatatattatattatattatattatattatattatattatattatattatatttatatttatatttatattatattataatatattatattatattatattatattatattatgttatatattacaattattattactactactgcttatgttactgctgctgttactgctgctgttgcttgtgctactactgctaatactactactactattgctactactactactactactattattgctactactactactactattactactactactactattactacattactactactattactactactactactactgccactactactattactactactattattattactactactactattactattactactactactaccactactactactactactattactgccactactactactactattattattactactactactactactattactactactactgttactactactactattactactactactactactattattactactactactattactactactactattatcattattattattactactactactattactactacctactaatattactactacttctactactactgttactactactactattactactactactactattattagtattactactactactaccactgctgctgctgctgctactacaactacagtgattgttattgttgttgctattgttgCTGTTATTACTACTGTTACACTTTCtatcaattaatataatttacaagtaaatacatgaattatatattgtaatgtattattattcgTATTATATTTTCTCCTACCGTAAAATAGCTTGTCATAGTTATTCAgattattatgtatgttcctctatcGCCGTCTCGGAGCGGCCTGAGagtaaataaatgtatgttcaaTTATGTTCTTTTTCTGACACGTCAGGGTAGTGTCCtaacacttacccactgagtcgttaaagctcgctATTGGTGGGATAGGAACCCAGTAcctcaggcacggcggaagcaagcagatattgggggggggggggggcggagggctgaatgagatcgagggcgcaaagagAATTTCTAGGGTTTTCACTACCAATAATAAGATTTActtccaataatatttttgattcagaattgtTTGGGGTCTAACGGACGtatttctgctcggtctggctgaacgtagcccagttgtacagCGTTTGCGTCAGAAGCGATGGGTCACGTGATTCTCTCCCCTCCCCCGTGGTGTTCGATATTTTCCAGTCGTATCCAATGttatacgactggtatatagaCTGTCTCGTCTTCACGATGAGTAGGCAATTAGTGATCTTGGGTCTCAGAATTAAACGTCCCATggttagtatatcaaaggttgtgatatTTGCTGTCGTGTTTGAGGAACTGCATATTGATTTTTTGGTAGAAGTGATATATGTGGTGCGaatgtctttctctctgtgtgtttctgtgtctgtctcgctttctctctcgctctatCTCTTTGTTTCTCTCGTTTCCTTTTTGACTCTCATTCTCTCACCAAAtaataagatttactaccaatattttTGATTCACAATTATTGGGGGCTGGCGGACATTTTTCTACTCGGTCTGCCTGAACATAGCTCAGTTGTACAGCGTTTGCATAAGAAGCGATGTGTCACTCGACTCTCATTATCTCACCAAATTTGTTTCTCTGCATCTCTCTCTCGTTTTggggggcaagacgtagcccagtggtaaagcgttcgattggttcatgcgcggtcggtctgggatggatccccgtcgtggggcccattgggctatttttcgttccaggcagtgctccacaattggtgtaacaaaggccgtggtatgtactatcctgtctgtgggattgtgcatatagaagatcccttgctgctaaagagtagcccacgaagtggcgacagagtgtttcctctctcaactgtgtagtccttaacaatatgtccaacgccatatacggtaaccgtaaataaaatgtgttttcctaTCTGTCGTTCCACCTCACTCTACTTCTGTCTCTTTCgatccgtctctctctctctctctctct of the Gigantopelta aegis isolate Gae_Host chromosome 12, Gae_host_genome, whole genome shotgun sequence genome contains:
- the LOC121385991 gene encoding uncharacterized protein LOC121385991 codes for the protein MGLIRVVLSIFALWSSLDFPSGADIKLSSTTSVTEYGRSYILQCTVTGNLRSREMLFSRNTVDICKRRVFKTDGTMLCETYNNTLSSYQCLCVGYYSDVSVYRITIRSFKEVDATVWWCAAIDETKPNVLSNFVYLFYVTLSGNVTEFDADGVNSITFTCETSNITGSVTFEWINKTIEGSTYIENNLIVSKHGSTYRQELKLIPHWYQHQNRIACKVVDVSTNITAMTHSEVLDLIYPPLTSPVMKQVTNPKTPLSSEITIQEGAMLNLSCEVTGGKPRVLTVTIRCDGINPSTFYTVVGDRVTGYLSLTVWRNLHNHTCQCSATHKTGRYHLTTSVTILVNYAQGVTVRHEFNSSNKILKLICEAEGRPDNYSFSPLTHFWGEYRIRELPGQRVSPNKYVLTVRNVTYADSGKYQCGVSNGVEGLNKVKIQTNFTSIEIGGKPILGDMEQNPTVLAVLGKTIVVERKIFSKSNITRHTWTNGRGQKLLGQLSTIEVTLNIYNITVKDIGYSISLEIPKLTKDDQGLYTLNICNSFGCGHFYTTLKIAIAELVDGSTSDSVLVAAVSGVTVVVILVVIIVVAIVIVRKRRNSTKNKHSQDDDHGYMNQDNNQQVDGPTVEYVNTVNDVNNVYDVNTVNINTEEPHVYQTLNN